Below is a window of Syngnathus acus chromosome 8, fSynAcu1.2, whole genome shotgun sequence DNA.
gagggaggaagggggaaaggaggagaaaacacaacaacaccactagatcaaattaaaaacaaaaacacgcacacaccatcAACACTAGGGCTTATTTTGGAAGTGATTATCCTATCGATTATTACCTTTCTTTTCCGTGCCTGTTGGGACGGTGGGTTCGGGGATGGGATCAAAGACGCTGCAGTCCTTGCCGGTGTAGTCCCTGTCGCAGATGCACTTCACCTCGTTGCTGCACGTCTGCCAAAGCACGAGACGagatcatcatcctcatcgaCTCCTCGGGTCTGCTCAGTGTTGTCGTACCCCGTGGTCGGAGCAGATGCGTCCCAAGTTGGACCCCGCGCAGCTGCTGAGGTTGAAGGCCGCCACCGGGAGGCAACGTCGCTCCAAGCACATCATGTTGGGACCGCAGGGGGTTCCGTCCTCCACGTAGCCCAGGTCCGAGCCGTCCTCCAGCAGAGCGTGGCCGCCCCTGAAAGAAGCGAGCACGTGTTTCCCGTTTTCGTCCTCACTTGCCGAATCAGAACCCCTTGAAATGAAACTCACCGACAGTCCAGGTACTTGTTCTGGTGGTAGAGGGTGAAACTGGTCACCTCGCCTTGAAGGTCCCCAAATTTTGGCTTTGTGCTGATGTTGGCGCAGAACAGGAAGCCGCACAAAACGTCCCTTAGGATGACAAAGACAGTGTAAAAGTGGGGGAATGCAGAAAATGCTAATGGGGTGTTGTACTAATTACATAGAATTAAACAAAGTCTTTTTCCACacgttttgaaataaatgctcCCTTCTGTTGTGCGCACTATGGCCACTGGGGGGCAGTACAAAACTGCTTAGAATTTCATTGGGATTCATAATGAGCCCTCAACTCTTATTAGCACTATTAGTCATTCATCACGTGACTGCTGAGCCGTTCATGTTCAATCCATTGCTTTAAGTGTTAAAGCAACACAACATAGATGCTAAATAGCTTGCCATGGTCTTATTAGAactattttttgtcatctgtaaTAGAGATTATTGGCCAACACTCACGGCTTATTGCACTGAAGCCAGCCTTGGCCGCCGGGACCGCGACCGCAATTCCCTTTGTCCGTCCCCTCGGCGTTGAGCTTCTCGTAACAAAACCTGTCTGCTGAGTCTTGgcggataaaaagaaaataacagcaGGATGAAGTCAGCTGTCGCACACGCATCGCACACACATATTTAAATACTTACTGAAACCCCAGAGCCCCCTACACTGGCCGTCTCGAGTGCGACATTGTCCGCCATAACAACGACCCTGAAAAGGCAAAATGAGgcaaacaatatatttaaaaaaagtgacgtTGAAGTGGATTTGCACAAAGGCGCAGCACTTACTTGATTAGTTTCACACGTGTAGCCATCCAGCTTGTGGACGTTGTGAGGACACTGCAGGAGTGACGCACAAGCACTCTTACACAAATGCCGTATACactccaaaagtattggaacagcCAGGCAACCAAACCAAAAGGTATACAGATAATTCTAATGACGTTCTATACATGGGAGTACCTGGCTGGAGTCTCCAGTGCAGCTCTCCGGGATGTCACAGTCGTTGACAGCCTCTCGACACACCACGCCTCTCAGCTCatactgaaaaaacaaaacaagatggcGTAACAATTGTTGGTCGACGTTTCCAATAAATGTCTGTGGTACGCACCTTACAGCCACGGCAGCACAGTCCATTGCTGCACATAGCGTCGTGGGTGAGCGTGCATTTTTTACAGCAGGCGCCTCCGCTGCGGGCGCACTCCTGGggtcacgcgcacacacaatgtAGCAGGGCTCGCTTGGAAACGCCTCCCATTTGGAGATTTATACTCACCACCTGGGATCCACAATCACACTCTTCACCAGGTTCTACAAAGCCATTGCCACATTCTGGAGGGTCCAACAGCTGAGAGacgcacagacaaacaaataatTCATTGCTACTCTTTCTGGTGTGCGCGGTTTGGCCACCAGGAGGCAGTAGATAACAATCatgaagacaaacaaagaGGACTTTTACCACGACTGTGATTTAACTAATCTCGCTCGTCTCACCTTGTTGGGCTTGTTGAAGAGGCAACTGCCGCCTCCCTGGAGCAAGAACTGGAGGTATTCATCCACACTGCAGCGAGAAAACTTTCTGGGCAGATAGTAtctgcattaaaaaacaaacagcaataGCGTCATTCAATGAAAACAGTGCAACGTGTTAGTGACGTTCTGTTACAATGTGACAGAAATGGAACCATCTGTAGAACAAATAAGTGACATTTTCTGCTTTGTACAACATGAGAATTGACTGAGAATTCATGTGTtggtattatactgccccctggtggcaagGCACGCCCAACAGAAGTCACATTGCCCATTGAactgaagcaaaaacaaatgttacaTCCTACCCAGTGTCCTCCATAATACAGCCCAGCCAAGTGTCAGGACACCTGCAGTCTCCTGTGGAACACAAAAAGCAAGTTCAGGATCGCGTGATGATTTGGAAGAAGCGTTCCAGCAGGACGAGGAGTTAAGGCTCGCTTAACTCCAGTAACGGCACAAATGGCCTTTCGACATTAATCAGCAAACTCATTGCTCTGCGGCAGCAATGTTCCAAATGCAGGTGATAAAGCACCCCGAGTGAAATTACAAAAGTGCTGGTGCAGGGATGTTctttcagcaaaaaaaaaaaaaaaggactgagGTATTCAGCATCCCTTACATTACATCATACCTGCAGAGTTGCGGGCATTGTTCCACCGCATCCCAATGTTCTGGCCCAGGCTCTGGCACAAAGTGATGGCCATGGCGCCGACATTCCCAAACtgaaaccccaaaaaaacttTACTCTGGATTTCCTgtggacaaaagcaaaaagtccCCTCACCTCATTGATGCCCCCTCCCCTCGTCGGCGAGCACACTCCTCCCGTGTATGCCGTCCCACTGCGGCCGCTCTGAAACGTACGCCCTCTGGAGACGAACAGGAGGAACACCGTAGGAGCGGAACCACCACGCCGCCTAAGTCCAAGTTAATCAACTCACGAGAAAAGTTGGACAACGTCGCTCTGTTCGCGGATGTTGTCCCGTCTGTACTTCATAAAATTCTGCAGCGTGGTCAGCGGTTCCTCCACCACTGGCACCATATTCTTTGAGGTCCACGTCTCCATGGCGACCAGCACGATCCTGGTATTCAGCTGCTCCTTGTAGATCTGCGGTAACACAGAGACTTGATTCCTTAGaccgtttgtgtgtgcaataATGCAAGGATGCTAATCCAAACGACGTACTGCGTCGGCCATGTTGACCACCGCTTTGGCAAAGTTTCTCGTCTGGCTGCCGGAGCGTCGCAGCTGTACAATCTGTgaggaaacaaaacatgcacaaatgATGGAAtgtcagtcacacacacacaagtgtatAAAAGAGACAGCAAGAAAAGTGCCACTTTTGTGTCGCGCTCCTGTTTAGACGGCACAAATGTGTTCTCTATATGccatttaccgtttttttccgtgtataatgcgcccccatgtataatacgcaccctaaaaatggcatgttgatgctggaaaaaagcctgtacccatgtataatacgcacccaattttttttttttttttttgcttttttttttttttttttttttttaagtcccaatgatcgtcacacacgcagggaggcaatgggtcccatttttatagtctttggtatggtcttaactaggctggatgtattttttttttgttggcgttgatttctccgactgcccataaaggcaccaccgcgatcagatgaaaagagaggaaagtgacgtgcggacatgtgaaaaaggcggctctgtatgggagagacgttgaagaggaataaaaacacccttggaaaccaaaacttgcccctcgtcgtgactcggagccgcaacaaatgtttcggatttgtgtagggtacattgtgacagcaaacgagcaggtgatcgagcaagcgtctgatacgagagcattgcgttcgtatggagcgtgtttgaagtgaacagcagagacgaaaggaacatggcaaagtgttgtgaaataaaatattacctgtaatacgcattttgttatttgctgattgtattaaactatcacattcattgtcagtcaagaagagaagaggactattatcccttctttgacgaaatgaccagagcacagtacaaacacactattgtcggtcagtcctgttgttggttttgttgtaccatgattttcttaaaaaaaaaaaaaaaaaaaaaaaaaaaaaagaaaattttaaaaaaaaaaatttaaaaaaatttgtacccatgtataatgcgcaccccagattttaggacaataaattagttaaattttgcgcattatacacggaaaaaaacggtatttattttctacagAACTTGACCTCAGAACGCTCACCATGTCATTGTCGTTGACCACCATCAACTCGATATATTTGGTCTCGGTCTGCACGGAGGGTCTGCGAGCGAACCTCTTGGATCGCCTTAGCACCCCCGATGCCTCCTGCTGCTGATGCCCCCCTTGGTCTTCGTCGCCTCCTCTGCCATCCCACTTGTTGTCCTCTGTGCAGTCttggcacacacgcacacacacaaacatcgcAGTTCATTATCAAAGTCATTAGGAAAGTAATTATCACCTTATCTGCATTATGCGCCAAAAATCTGGATCACAGTCTGAGGAGGTTTTTAGATCTGCAGCAATGGTGACAAGCAGGTGTAAAAAGGGAATGGTCGACCCATTGGGTTATTTTGGATGTTGTCGAATCGTGCGCACTATGAATAAGCTTGCCTACCTTCACACTGGGGGGAGAGCCTGAAATCGGACATCTTATGGATCAGGTGGGCGCCATTTTCctacaacacaaaacaatctggttttattttaaacctTCCCCCACATATAAATTCATATACATGGGTAGACCACTTAAAAAGGCATTGGGCAGGTTTAGATGGGAAGGTAGGAAGGAAGGCCCACTATataatgttcatttttaaattctaTTTACCTCCTTGCTGTCATTGTAAACAGGCTCAATCCAGTAAGAGAAGATGCCATCTGAGAACATTCcacttggaaaaaaaggcCACACACAAGATGAATATATTATAAAGTGCATAAAAGGTCAAAGTGGGGACGGGGGGTCTTACCACAGGCCGTGGCAGGTGGAGAGGGCCGCCCAGGACTCGGGCACACCTCGCAACCTTCCCTGGTAGTAGCAGTGCTCCCCTCCCTgcgggcacacacacaaacatggagGAGGTTTCACACaacctgaaacacacacacactctgcaACTTCACAGCTTGTCGGGATAGGTCAGCTGTGAGgttccgaaaaaaaaaaaacactacctCCCACGGCAGAAGCGTTTGTGACCTACTTGTGTACCATCCTCGCCTCCGAATTACAAGTGAG
It encodes the following:
- the LOC119125242 gene encoding disintegrin and metalloproteinase domain-containing protein 11-like isoform X1 — translated: MLAVRCFLLFAAVGERLAVPDVNRSPSQDGGAWDWSPWPGQRMEGSDTAAQVTFPKRLVRKTESEQEMAHEHLDTRVKTNTPYNSAVHLAQSSFQMEAFGRRFTLDLELNHHLLSSDYVERHFTPDGRPLQSLGGEHCYYQGRLRGVPESWAALSTCHGLCGMFSDGIFSYWIEPVYNDSKEENGAHLIHKMSDFRLSPQCEDCTEDNKWDGRGGDEDQGGHQQQEASGVLRRSKRFARRPSVQTETKYIELMVVNDNDMIVQLRRSGSQTRNFAKAVVNMADAIYKEQLNTRIVLVAMETWTSKNMVPVVEEPLTTLQNFMKYRRDNIREQSDVVQLFSGRTFQSGRSGTAYTGGVCSPTRGGGINEFGNVGAMAITLCQSLGQNIGMRWNNARNSAGDCRCPDTWLGCIMEDTGYYLPRKFSRCSVDEYLQFLLQGGGSCLFNKPNKLLDPPECGNGFVEPGEECDCGSQVECARSGGACCKKCTLTHDAMCSNGLCCRGCKYELRGVVCREAVNDCDIPESCTGDSSQCPHNVHKLDGYTCETNQGRCYGGQCRTRDGQCRGLWGFNSADRFCYEKLNAEGTDKGNCGRGPGGQGWLQCNKPDVLCGFLFCANISTKPKFGDLQGEVTSFTLYHQNKYLDCRGGHALLEDGSDLGYVEDGTPCGPNMMCLERRCLPVAAFNLSSCAGSNLGRICSDHGTCSNEVKCICDRDYTGKDCSVFDPIPEPTVPTGTEKKETFAEEDLVEGRMFTISLCVLPTSCLLLFLLLLLLGRMEEKKKGTITTTKCLPLLFPSLQSSFCCHLYPLYCAGHTGRGLPPLLGRRANQPRCLHCLPGPQSSSHGKMTCVMCKIRLIC
- the LOC119125242 gene encoding disintegrin and metalloproteinase domain-containing protein 11-like isoform X2 codes for the protein MLAVRCFLLFAAVGERLAVPDVNRSPSQDGGAWDWSPWPGQRMEGSDTAAQVTFPKRLVRKTESEQEMAHEHLDTRVKTNTPYNSAVHLAQSSFQMEAFGRRFTLDLELNHHLLSSDYVERHFTPDGRPLQSLGGEHCYYQGRLRGVPESWAALSTCHGLCGMFSDGIFSYWIEPVYNDSKEENGAHLIHKMSDFRLSPQCEDCTEDNKWDGRGGDEDQGGHQQQEASGVLRRSKRFARRPSVQTETKYIELMVVNDNDMIVQLRRSGSQTRNFAKAVVNMADAIYKEQLNTRIVLVAMETWTSKNMVPVVEEPLTTLQNFMKYRRDNIREQSDVVQLFSGRTFQSGRSGTAYTGGVCSPTRGGGINEFGNVGAMAITLCQSLGQNIGMRWNNARNSAGDCRCPDTWLGCIMEDTGYYLPRKFSRCSVDEYLQFLLQGGGSCLFNKPNKLLDPPECGNGFVEPGEECDCGSQVECARSGGACCKKCTLTHDAMCSNGLCCRGCKYELRGVVCREAVNDCDIPESCTGDSSQCPHNVHKLDGYTCETNQGRCYGGQCRTRDGQCRGLWGFNSADRFCYEKLNAEGTDKGNCGRGPGGQGWLQCNKPDVLCGFLFCANISTKPKFGDLQGEVTSFTLYHQNKYLDCRGGHALLEDGSDLGYVEDGTPCGPNMMCLERRCLPVAAFNLSSCAGSNLGRICSDHGTCSNEVKCICDRDYTGKDCSVFDPIPEPTVPTGTEKKGPSGTNIIIGSIAGAILLAAIVLGGTGWGFKNIRRGRSGGG